The proteins below come from a single Nocardiopsis gilva YIM 90087 genomic window:
- a CDS encoding LysR family transcriptional regulator, whose amino-acid sequence MIDVRRLQLLRALDEHHTVAGTAEALHVTPSAVSQQLATLSKETGVTLVERQGRRFLLTGAARVLLEHADVIFAEMERAKADLASYADGAVGVARVGSFSTGISDLLGPAVAGLRESHPGWRFEIVQAEPEESTEMLRTGELDLAITMSSVHLPHNGSPEFRADPIMVEPFDAVLPYHHPLANSTDLELAADLADVDWIMSAPGTAWYDCVTAACNQAGFQPRIVHTVDEFSAVLSLVQAGLGMALVPRLGWTGLPAPNLVVRSVRNTARRHIVALSRAGADPEPLLSAVREAAAKVPVPSGGPLITSTG is encoded by the coding sequence ATGATCGATGTGCGGCGATTGCAGTTGTTGCGGGCGCTCGACGAGCACCACACCGTTGCCGGCACGGCCGAGGCGTTGCACGTGACCCCCTCCGCCGTCTCCCAGCAGCTGGCGACGCTGTCCAAGGAGACCGGGGTGACGCTGGTCGAGCGGCAGGGGCGCCGCTTCCTGCTCACCGGCGCCGCACGGGTGCTGCTGGAACACGCCGACGTCATCTTCGCGGAGATGGAGCGGGCCAAGGCCGACCTGGCCTCCTACGCCGACGGCGCCGTCGGCGTCGCGCGTGTCGGATCCTTCTCCACCGGCATCTCCGACCTCCTCGGGCCGGCCGTCGCAGGCCTGCGCGAGTCCCACCCCGGGTGGCGCTTCGAGATCGTCCAAGCCGAGCCCGAGGAGAGCACCGAGATGCTCCGCACCGGTGAGCTCGACCTCGCGATCACCATGTCCTCCGTCCACCTCCCGCACAACGGCTCACCGGAGTTCCGGGCCGACCCGATCATGGTCGAGCCGTTCGACGCGGTGCTGCCCTACCACCACCCGCTGGCCAACTCCACCGACCTGGAGCTCGCCGCCGACCTGGCCGACGTCGACTGGATCATGTCGGCGCCCGGGACCGCCTGGTACGACTGCGTGACGGCGGCCTGCAACCAGGCCGGGTTCCAGCCGCGCATCGTGCACACCGTGGACGAGTTCAGCGCGGTACTCTCCCTGGTCCAGGCCGGGCTGGGCATGGCGCTGGTGCCGCGCCTCGGCTGGACCGGACTGCCCGCGCCCAACCTCGTTGTCCGGTCGGTCCGCAACACCGCGCGCCGCCACATCGTCGCGCTGAGCCGGGCGGGGGCCGACCCCGAGCCCCTGCTGAGCGCGGTGCGCGAAGCCGCCGCCAAGGTCCCGGTGCCTTCGGGCGGCCCGCTCATCACCTCGACCGGCTGA
- a CDS encoding pyridoxamine 5'-phosphate oxidase family protein, protein MSNAAPASYPATPRTTPTRARERARYDHETVHTILDTDYICHLGFVSADGAPVVLPTLYTRVGETLYMHGSTGSRPLRDAAEGLRVCATVTRTDGLVLARSGFHHSINYRSVVAHGTAHRVTDPEEHRTALDAIIDRIVPGRSADCRPATAKELAQTAVLRLGLEEVSAKTRTGGVNDDAEDLDLPHWAGVIPVTRTLGTPIPDPDTPEDLPLPTYLRHLLRS, encoded by the coding sequence GTGAGCAACGCTGCCCCCGCCTCCTATCCCGCGACCCCGCGCACCACTCCGACCCGCGCCCGCGAACGCGCGCGCTACGACCACGAGACCGTGCACACCATCCTCGACACCGATTACATCTGCCACCTCGGCTTCGTGTCGGCCGACGGCGCCCCCGTCGTCCTGCCCACGCTGTACACGCGTGTCGGCGAGACGCTCTACATGCACGGCTCCACGGGCAGCCGCCCACTGCGCGATGCCGCCGAGGGGCTCCGCGTCTGCGCCACCGTCACCCGCACCGACGGGCTCGTGCTCGCCCGCTCCGGGTTCCACCACTCGATCAACTACCGCTCGGTCGTGGCACACGGGACCGCCCACCGCGTGACCGACCCCGAGGAACACCGCACCGCGCTGGACGCCATCATCGACCGCATCGTGCCGGGCCGCTCCGCCGACTGCCGCCCCGCCACCGCCAAGGAGCTCGCCCAGACCGCCGTCCTCCGCCTCGGCCTGGAGGAGGTCTCCGCCAAGACCCGCACCGGCGGCGTCAACGACGACGCCGAGGACCTCGACCTGCCGCACTGGGCCGGTGTCATACCGGTCACCCGGACCTTGGGAACCCCGATCCCCGACCCGGACACGCCTGAGGACCTGCCGCTGCCCACCTACCTCCGCCACCTCCTCCGGTCCTAG
- a CDS encoding MerR family transcriptional regulator, with protein MSVSPPRGMTISQVAERTGLSADTLRYYERIGLVDPVPRSVTGHRVYGEEELEWLGFVLLLRDTDMSIQEMLLYARLRREGDGTAARRRDLLADHRARLLEEIRRLEGTVRYLDRKIDIYDDLLAEQGDAEDVPSGAVDWADCAAARVTEGARNR; from the coding sequence ATGAGCGTCTCCCCGCCCCGCGGCATGACCATCTCTCAGGTGGCCGAGCGCACCGGCCTGTCCGCCGACACCCTGCGCTACTACGAGCGCATCGGGCTGGTCGACCCCGTCCCCAGGTCAGTGACGGGCCATCGCGTCTACGGCGAGGAGGAGCTGGAGTGGCTGGGGTTCGTCCTCCTGCTGCGCGACACCGACATGTCGATCCAGGAGATGCTGCTCTACGCCCGGCTGCGCCGCGAAGGCGACGGCACGGCGGCGCGTCGGCGGGACCTGTTGGCCGACCACCGCGCGCGGTTGCTCGAAGAGATTCGACGGCTGGAAGGGACGGTTCGCTACCTCGACAGGAAGATCGACATCTACGACGACCTGTTGGCGGAGCAGGGCGACGCCGAGGACGTACCCTCCGGCGCGGTCGACTGGGCCGACTGCGCCGCCGCACGGGTGACCGAGGGCGCGCGGAACCGGTGA
- a CDS encoding aldo/keto reductase, whose product MRTTTLGADGPSVGVIGLGCMGMTWAYDRQNRDDDTSVSVIHRALDIGVNLLDTSDVYGPFTNEELVGRALAERRDEAVLATKVGLYIDDNGTMRRNGRPEHIRAGIDASLRRLGTDHVDLYQLHRVDPDVPIEESWGAMAEAVAAGKVRAIGLSDVSVVEIKRAMAVHPVASVQSELSLWDKGALADVVPFCAENGIAFLPFSPLGRGFLTGRFSSVDDLPEDDWRRGNPRFQSEALAANQVITDRVKGIAERREVPPAQIALAWLCAQGTHVIPIPGTKTPRYLDSNAAAGDVRLSPDELAELDGVPEARGERY is encoded by the coding sequence ATGCGCACCACCACCCTGGGCGCCGACGGCCCGAGCGTCGGCGTCATCGGCCTCGGCTGCATGGGGATGACCTGGGCCTACGACCGGCAGAACCGCGACGACGACACATCGGTCTCGGTCATCCACCGGGCGCTGGACATCGGCGTGAACCTGTTGGACACCTCCGATGTCTACGGCCCCTTCACCAACGAAGAGCTGGTCGGCCGTGCCCTCGCCGAACGCCGGGACGAGGCGGTCCTGGCCACGAAGGTGGGGCTGTACATCGACGACAACGGCACGATGCGCCGCAACGGGCGTCCCGAGCACATCCGTGCGGGCATCGACGCGAGCCTGCGGCGGCTCGGCACCGACCACGTCGACCTCTACCAGCTGCACCGGGTCGACCCGGACGTGCCGATCGAGGAGAGCTGGGGCGCGATGGCCGAGGCCGTCGCCGCGGGCAAGGTCCGGGCCATCGGCCTGTCGGACGTGAGCGTGGTCGAGATCAAGCGCGCCATGGCCGTCCACCCGGTGGCCAGCGTGCAGTCGGAGCTGTCGCTGTGGGACAAGGGCGCGCTGGCGGATGTGGTGCCGTTCTGCGCGGAGAACGGGATCGCGTTCCTCCCCTTTTCCCCGCTCGGGCGCGGTTTCCTCACCGGACGCTTCAGCTCGGTCGACGACCTGCCGGAGGATGACTGGCGGCGGGGCAACCCGCGCTTCCAGAGTGAGGCGCTCGCCGCCAACCAGGTCATCACCGACCGGGTGAAGGGCATCGCCGAGCGGCGCGAGGTGCCCCCGGCCCAGATCGCGCTCGCCTGGCTGTGCGCGCAGGGAACCCACGTCATTCCGATCCCCGGAACCAAGACGCCGCGCTACCTGGACTCCAACGCCGCCGCGGGGGACGTGCGGCTGTCGCCGGACGAGCTGGCCGAGCTCGACGGCGTGCCGGAGGCGCGGGGAGAGCGTTACTGA
- a CDS encoding helix-turn-helix domain-containing protein — protein MTQLVQSARDDASPLTALIATVQLRAEVERLQAVHVRRARLQGATWSEIATILGISKQAVHKKYGGSRREK, from the coding sequence ATGACCCAGCTGGTGCAGTCCGCACGGGACGACGCGTCGCCGTTGACCGCGCTGATCGCGACCGTTCAACTGCGTGCCGAGGTCGAGCGGCTGCAGGCGGTGCACGTTCGGCGGGCCCGGTTGCAGGGCGCGACCTGGTCCGAGATCGCGACGATCCTCGGCATCAGCAAACAGGCCGTGCACAAGAAGTATGGGGGCAGCCGCCGGGAGAAGTGA
- a CDS encoding EamA family transporter yields MIISFPGLLRRAQTRVPAPLLFVCGMFALHTGSSLAVTLFGEVGSLGVTWLRLSWAALILIALSGRPLWAAVRAASTHELVTVVILGTVSAGMMALYSEATARIDLGTATAIEFLGPLAVAVLAMRRGREFIWIVFALVGVLFLTQPWNGKADLTGVAFGLGGAVCLAFYIVFTQRVGGTFRALHGLALSMTVAAVLTAPVGVPDVVAHPSPHALLVTLGIALLFPIVPFLLEMVVLQRISRVAYSTLASLDPAVSLVMGMLIIHQTPGWAQFGGILLVVIAGIGAARGDSAVTEPPLPEQSVLGEDRSLPSAAAERPHPDISHR; encoded by the coding sequence GTGATCATCTCGTTTCCTGGCCTGCTGCGTCGTGCCCAGACCCGCGTTCCCGCCCCACTCCTCTTCGTGTGCGGGATGTTCGCGCTGCATACGGGCAGCTCGCTGGCGGTCACCCTGTTCGGCGAGGTCGGCTCTCTCGGCGTCACCTGGCTCCGGCTGTCCTGGGCCGCGCTGATCCTGATCGCCCTCAGCGGCCGCCCCCTGTGGGCCGCGGTCCGCGCTGCGTCGACACATGAGCTGGTTACGGTCGTGATCCTGGGCACAGTGAGTGCGGGGATGATGGCCCTTTACTCCGAAGCGACGGCGCGCATCGACCTCGGGACGGCCACCGCGATCGAGTTCCTCGGCCCCCTGGCCGTCGCCGTCCTGGCCATGCGCCGCGGCCGGGAGTTCATCTGGATCGTCTTCGCGCTCGTGGGCGTGCTGTTCCTCACCCAGCCGTGGAACGGAAAGGCCGACCTCACCGGCGTGGCCTTCGGCCTGGGCGGGGCGGTCTGCCTCGCCTTCTACATCGTCTTCACCCAGCGGGTGGGAGGCACGTTCCGCGCGCTGCACGGGCTGGCGCTGTCGATGACCGTCGCGGCGGTCCTGACCGCCCCCGTCGGAGTGCCCGACGTCGTGGCCCACCCCAGCCCGCACGCGCTGCTGGTCACCCTGGGCATCGCGCTGCTGTTCCCCATCGTTCCGTTCCTGCTGGAGATGGTGGTGCTGCAGCGGATAAGCCGGGTCGCCTACAGCACCCTCGCCAGTCTGGACCCCGCCGTCAGCCTGGTCATGGGCATGCTGATCATCCACCAGACGCCGGGGTGGGCGCAGTTCGGCGGAATCCTGCTCGTGGTGATCGCCGGCATCGGTGCGGCGCGCGGCGACTCGGCCGTCACCGAGCCGCCCCTGCCCGAACAGAGCGTGCTGGGGGAGGACCGCTCGCTTCCGTCAGCCGCCGCCGAACGGCCACATCCGGACATTTCCCACCGCTGA
- a CDS encoding ketopantoate reductase family protein, with amino-acid sequence MTDRKYLKDFTILGPGGVGGVLAGLLAREAPGDGGDGGDDHRVRVVASESTAQRITTDGLRVESEAFGDFTVRPDARAKLTERTDVLFVAVKGTTLDAALERISADAVEDALIVPLLNGFEHVETLRSRFPRAHVVSASILVSASRPAAGRIQHTGPVTSIEMAGPAAVADRLDTLAATLRAAGVGVDILDSEDGVLWKKYSFLLPAALVCAHTRLPIGEARVTHRATMVDILREARSVAAVRGVAIDPDEVLKVADSRPAHVKPSLLFDLENGHPMEVDALGGALLRAARDAGIDTPVTARIVADLEAVNNARTA; translated from the coding sequence ATGACGGATCGGAAATATTTAAAGGATTTCACAATCCTCGGCCCCGGTGGTGTCGGCGGCGTGCTCGCCGGGCTGCTCGCCCGCGAGGCGCCCGGGGACGGGGGTGACGGTGGGGACGACCACCGCGTCCGCGTCGTCGCCAGCGAGTCCACCGCCCAGCGCATCACCACCGACGGCTTGCGCGTGGAGTCCGAGGCCTTCGGTGACTTCACGGTGCGCCCCGACGCGCGGGCCAAGCTGACCGAGCGGACCGACGTGTTGTTCGTGGCGGTCAAGGGCACCACGCTCGACGCCGCCCTGGAGCGCATCTCCGCCGACGCGGTCGAGGACGCCCTGATCGTGCCGCTGCTCAACGGCTTCGAGCACGTGGAGACCCTGCGCTCCCGCTTTCCCCGTGCTCACGTGGTCTCCGCGTCGATCCTGGTGTCGGCGTCCCGCCCCGCCGCCGGCCGCATCCAGCACACCGGCCCCGTCACGAGCATCGAGATGGCGGGTCCCGCAGCGGTGGCCGACCGGCTCGACACCCTGGCGGCGACCCTCCGGGCGGCGGGGGTCGGCGTCGACATCCTCGACAGCGAGGACGGGGTGCTGTGGAAGAAGTACTCCTTCCTGCTGCCTGCCGCCCTGGTCTGCGCGCACACGCGGCTGCCCATCGGCGAGGCGCGCGTCACCCACCGCGCGACCATGGTCGACATCCTGCGGGAGGCCCGGTCCGTGGCCGCCGTGCGCGGTGTCGCCATCGACCCGGACGAGGTCCTCAAGGTGGCGGACTCCCGTCCCGCACACGTCAAGCCCTCCCTGCTGTTCGACCTGGAGAACGGCCACCCCATGGAGGTCGACGCGCTCGGCGGTGCGCTGCTCCGGGCCGCGCGTGACGCCGGAATCGACACCCCGGTGACGGCGCGCATCGTCGCCGACCTGGAGGCCGTGAACAACGCCCGGACCGCCTGA
- a CDS encoding GNAT family N-acetyltransferase: METSLVTKPRTPLSDVLRFRYLGSHEIEELAELWMALHEQHTAIAPHLEDIVTSVSPDESWRRRRGQYLRWLSDPDTLAVLAERGGEPVGYAMVTIRENPKGSWDRGDRVAVVQTLSVPAEYSAYGVRSGLLEEIRRQVGAMGVREIELTALATSSDDIRFFEQEGFRPFVTTMVCRIGGVGAHD; encoded by the coding sequence ATGGAAACTTCGTTGGTGACTAAACCGCGCACCCCTCTTTCGGACGTGCTCCGGTTCCGCTACCTCGGTTCCCACGAGATCGAAGAGCTCGCCGAGCTCTGGATGGCCCTGCACGAGCAGCACACCGCCATCGCCCCGCACCTCGAGGACATCGTCACCTCGGTGTCCCCCGACGAGTCCTGGCGGCGTCGGCGCGGCCAGTACCTCAGGTGGCTGTCGGACCCCGACACGCTCGCGGTGCTCGCCGAGCGCGGCGGTGAGCCGGTCGGCTACGCGATGGTGACGATCAGGGAGAACCCGAAGGGTTCGTGGGACCGCGGTGATCGGGTCGCTGTCGTGCAGACCCTCTCGGTGCCCGCGGAGTACTCCGCGTACGGCGTGCGGTCGGGGCTGCTGGAGGAGATCCGGCGCCAGGTCGGTGCCATGGGCGTCCGCGAGATCGAACTGACGGCGTTGGCCACCAGCTCCGATGACATCCGCTTCTTCGAGCAGGAAGGGTTCCGCCCCTTCGTCACGACGATGGTCTGCCGGATCGGCGGCGTCGGCGCGCACGACTGA
- a CDS encoding LysR family transcriptional regulator, translating into MDLTRLHLLVELERLGTMTAVSEVTGMGTSAVSKHFAVLEREAGVPLLVPDGRRVRLTPAGHRLSEYAVDILARVAAARSEFAGEGEPVGRIDLVTFISAAPPIVLPALRRLRDDHPGIDVRLIEHEPDEALSLLQTGDADIGLVYEYSLVPRNFPDTLTLHRLGSEPLLLSQPSGPPASSRTLTRQRLRALASASWISNSRGSDEDQLVQRMCAAAGFAPRIRHRIDNLDVVEQVVASGRGVGVMPKLAAVTRRGVTHSPLGELGGSRRISLVSRTGGWAWRPMRMLAEYLHDVAREVLDDTEDTVPFSASLAPVPPS; encoded by the coding sequence ATGGATCTGACACGGCTGCACCTGCTGGTGGAGCTCGAACGGCTGGGCACCATGACGGCGGTCTCCGAGGTCACGGGCATGGGAACCTCGGCCGTCTCCAAGCACTTCGCGGTGCTGGAGCGGGAAGCCGGCGTCCCCCTGCTGGTCCCGGACGGGCGGCGGGTGCGGCTGACTCCGGCCGGACACCGCCTGAGCGAGTACGCCGTGGACATCCTGGCCCGCGTCGCCGCCGCGCGCTCCGAGTTCGCCGGTGAGGGAGAGCCGGTCGGCCGCATCGACCTGGTGACCTTCATCAGCGCCGCCCCACCGATCGTGCTGCCCGCCCTGCGGCGGCTGCGCGACGACCACCCCGGAATCGACGTCCGCCTCATCGAGCACGAGCCGGACGAGGCGCTGAGCCTGCTGCAGACGGGCGACGCGGATATCGGGCTCGTCTACGAGTACAGCCTGGTGCCGCGTAACTTCCCGGACACCCTGACGTTGCATCGCCTGGGCAGCGAGCCGCTGCTGCTCTCCCAGCCCTCCGGGCCGCCGGCGTCCAGTCGCACGCTGACCCGGCAGCGGCTGCGCGCTCTGGCGTCCGCCTCGTGGATCTCCAACTCGCGCGGCAGCGACGAGGACCAGCTCGTCCAGCGCATGTGCGCCGCCGCCGGGTTCGCCCCGCGCATCCGGCACCGCATCGACAACCTCGACGTGGTGGAGCAGGTGGTGGCCTCGGGGCGCGGCGTGGGCGTGATGCCGAAGCTGGCGGCGGTGACGCGGCGCGGCGTCACCCACTCCCCGCTCGGCGAGCTCGGGGGAAGCCGACGCATCTCCCTGGTGAGCCGGACGGGCGGCTGGGCGTGGCGGCCGATGCGGATGCTGGCCGAGTACCTGCACGACGTGGCTCGCGAGGTCTTGGACGACACCGAGGACACCGTGCCGTTCTCCGCGTCCCTGGCCCCGGTCCCGCCCTCGTGA
- a CDS encoding malonate decarboxylase holo-ACP synthase: protein MDPAVFSGARPHDLLRFDDPGAVLPEGPELELPMWAVSVLRDVPWVVVRRGIAAAGRIPVGIRGVRRADRVAAFLPESAVVERFTPEQAARSHPRLPDERKAAVPALGALTRLDMILRRHVPSWGIGGSAGFEIVTGLPVTLPGSDLDIVIRPREPLPLLRAATLLADLRALPVRVDVQLCSTEGAFALVEYARGGPVLLRPLDGSPPQMVEDPWPYPADPTSSARVTRPREGR, encoded by the coding sequence ATGGACCCCGCCGTATTCTCCGGAGCCCGCCCGCACGATCTGCTCCGCTTCGATGACCCGGGCGCGGTTCTGCCCGAGGGACCGGAGCTGGAGCTGCCGATGTGGGCCGTGTCGGTGCTGCGCGATGTGCCGTGGGTGGTGGTGCGGCGCGGGATCGCCGCGGCCGGGCGGATCCCGGTCGGTATCCGCGGTGTCCGGCGGGCCGACCGCGTCGCCGCCTTCCTGCCGGAGTCCGCGGTCGTCGAGCGGTTCACCCCCGAACAGGCGGCTCGCTCGCACCCGCGATTGCCCGACGAGCGCAAGGCGGCCGTGCCCGCGCTCGGTGCGCTCACGCGGCTCGACATGATCCTGCGCCGCCACGTCCCCAGCTGGGGAATCGGCGGCAGCGCCGGGTTCGAGATCGTCACCGGCCTCCCCGTCACCCTGCCCGGAAGCGACCTGGACATCGTCATCCGCCCCCGCGAACCGCTCCCGCTACTGCGGGCGGCGACACTGCTGGCGGACCTGCGCGCGCTCCCGGTCCGCGTCGATGTCCAGCTGTGCTCCACCGAAGGTGCGTTCGCCCTGGTCGAATACGCGCGCGGCGGCCCGGTGCTGCTGCGGCCCCTGGACGGCTCCCCGCCGCAGATGGTCGAGGACCCCTGGCCGTATCCCGCGGATCCGACCTCGTCGGCCCGCGTGACACGACCGCGGGAGGGAAGGTAG
- a CDS encoding biotin-independent malonate decarboxylase subunit beta → MRRTPIAGGTPYTGLTARERARALLDPGTFRELLGPADRLVSPHLAPQGIIPQADDGVVVARGAIDGAPAVVLSLDGTFLGGAIGEVCGAKIAGALELASRAAAAGGTVRTVLLLETGGIRLQESNLGLLAVADIHAAIVDLRRHAPVVGVISGRIGCFGGMAIAAGLCTRLIMTAQGRLGLNGPQVIEEEAGVSELDAADRDLILRTVGGRRRTADGFADALVDDDTGEMRAAVRSACAATAPDASAHRSARVAEFTERLAGCAPGEDARPDTAAGPAGTADTEAAAKDRRGGVWIAALTGAPVTASAEGPASVLAADGELAGRAARFLAVVPDPDARWPRARAGEVGLDEGLALAARVRAAVRADAALPTEEKRAIVAIVDTPSQAYGYREEVHGIHQALAAAVDAYAGARHAGHPVVALVVGHAISGGFLAHGLQADRIVALDDPAVVIQAMSKESTARLTRRTLPELDAIAREVPSTAYDVRSFAALGAVHRLVTGVDGDAPGADTVGTATVRAALEDAVADARSAPAGLSVRLCSAEARRNRAASLDVRRRLAETWDH, encoded by the coding sequence ATGAGACGCACGCCGATCGCTGGGGGCACGCCCTACACCGGCCTGACCGCCCGCGAGCGTGCCCGTGCCCTCTTGGACCCGGGGACGTTCCGCGAGCTCCTCGGCCCCGCCGATCGGCTCGTCTCCCCGCACCTGGCGCCCCAGGGCATCATTCCCCAGGCCGACGACGGCGTGGTGGTCGCCCGCGGCGCGATCGACGGAGCGCCCGCCGTCGTGCTGTCGCTCGACGGCACGTTCCTCGGCGGCGCCATCGGCGAGGTCTGCGGCGCCAAGATCGCCGGTGCGCTGGAGCTGGCCTCCCGTGCCGCCGCGGCCGGTGGCACCGTCCGCACCGTCCTGCTCCTGGAGACCGGCGGTATCCGCCTGCAGGAGTCCAACCTGGGGCTGCTCGCCGTCGCCGATATCCACGCCGCCATCGTCGACCTGCGACGACACGCCCCGGTCGTCGGCGTCATCAGCGGCAGGATCGGCTGCTTCGGCGGCATGGCCATCGCGGCGGGGCTGTGCACCCGGTTGATCATGACCGCGCAGGGACGGCTCGGCCTCAACGGCCCCCAGGTCATCGAGGAGGAGGCCGGGGTGAGCGAACTCGACGCGGCCGACCGCGACCTGATCCTGCGCACCGTCGGCGGGCGGCGACGGACGGCGGACGGATTCGCCGACGCGCTCGTCGACGACGACACGGGGGAGATGCGCGCGGCGGTCCGTTCCGCCTGTGCCGCCACCGCGCCCGACGCGTCCGCCCACCGCAGCGCCCGCGTCGCCGAGTTCACCGAGCGGCTCGCCGGGTGCGCGCCGGGCGAGGACGCTCGCCCCGACACCGCCGCGGGCCCGGCCGGGACCGCCGACACCGAAGCGGCCGCCAAGGACCGCCGCGGCGGCGTCTGGATCGCGGCGCTGACCGGCGCTCCGGTCACCGCATCGGCCGAGGGCCCGGCATCGGTTCTGGCGGCCGATGGCGAGCTGGCCGGTCGCGCGGCCCGATTCCTGGCGGTCGTCCCCGATCCCGACGCGCGCTGGCCGCGCGCCCGCGCCGGGGAGGTCGGTCTCGATGAGGGGCTGGCCCTGGCCGCACGCGTCCGCGCGGCGGTGCGGGCCGACGCCGCGCTTCCCACCGAGGAGAAGCGGGCCATCGTCGCGATCGTGGACACCCCCAGCCAGGCCTACGGCTACCGCGAGGAAGTGCACGGCATCCACCAGGCCCTGGCCGCGGCCGTCGACGCCTACGCCGGCGCCCGCCACGCCGGACACCCCGTTGTCGCCTTGGTCGTCGGCCATGCGATCTCCGGCGGATTCCTCGCCCACGGCCTGCAGGCCGACCGCATCGTCGCGCTCGACGACCCTGCGGTGGTGATCCAGGCGATGTCGAAGGAGTCGACCGCCCGCCTGACCCGGCGGACCCTCCCCGAGCTCGACGCGATCGCTCGCGAGGTCCCGTCCACCGCCTACGATGTGCGTTCCTTCGCCGCGCTGGGCGCCGTGCACCGGCTCGTCACCGGTGTCGACGGCGACGCCCCCGGCGCCGACACCGTCGGAACCGCCACGGTCCGCGCGGCCCTGGAGGACGCCGTCGCCGACGCGCGCTCCGCGCCCGCGGGTTTGTCAGTACGGCTGTGCTCGGCCGAGGCCCGGCGGAACCGCGCGGCATCCCTGGATGTGCGCCGCCGTCTCGCCGAGACATGGGATCACTGA
- a CDS encoding coiled-coil domain-containing protein, with the protein MALDTDANTCNFPGCDRPVPRSSSPGRPPQYCDLPEHTRWRAWRERQRLQQEAEERQRAVEEAQRAADEDTTRPREETAQPGTDTAPLRIGTRSPQRTGNTPAPPADAAPVTDARLRADDLLTRFAVQAEQLTATLNAATEAFGTMTDPASAEAQVEAARLDAARRVAEADTARLEAENRRRAAEHARVTAEEAAASAVAATGAAERMADEAIARREAANAERDTALEQRNAAQAERDAALADARQAAEELASKRAEFEAKLADAERRIEEERQRAADALDQERHRAEQELTELREQAKAEADRLRHRLAEESAAKDDAVRRAEHAEADAERAHSRASELATERDRLAAELDRTRQAHDTDRARLASELDEQRTSAARALAELKETTAERLTAIEESRSQALHRAERAEAHLDDTLAELKRVRAAAPTAPESTHTDR; encoded by the coding sequence GTGGCCCTCGATACCGACGCGAACACCTGCAACTTCCCCGGATGTGACCGCCCCGTCCCCCGCAGCAGCTCCCCAGGGCGGCCACCGCAGTACTGCGACCTGCCCGAGCACACGCGATGGCGCGCCTGGCGCGAACGCCAACGCCTCCAGCAGGAAGCCGAGGAACGGCAACGCGCCGTCGAAGAGGCCCAGCGCGCGGCCGACGAGGACACCACCCGCCCCCGCGAGGAAACCGCGCAACCCGGCACGGACACCGCACCACTCCGAATCGGCACCCGCTCCCCGCAGCGCACCGGGAACACCCCGGCGCCCCCCGCCGACGCCGCGCCGGTCACCGACGCCCGACTTCGCGCCGACGACCTCCTCACCCGCTTCGCGGTCCAGGCCGAACAGCTCACCGCGACGCTCAACGCCGCCACCGAGGCGTTCGGCACCATGACCGACCCGGCGAGCGCCGAAGCCCAGGTCGAGGCGGCCCGCCTGGACGCCGCCCGACGCGTCGCCGAGGCCGATACCGCTCGCCTGGAGGCCGAGAACCGCCGCCGCGCGGCCGAGCACGCCCGTGTCACGGCGGAGGAAGCGGCGGCGTCGGCCGTCGCCGCCACCGGAGCCGCCGAACGCATGGCCGACGAGGCCATCGCCCGCCGGGAAGCCGCCAACGCCGAACGGGACACGGCTCTCGAGCAGCGAAACGCGGCCCAGGCCGAACGCGACGCCGCTCTGGCGGATGCGCGGCAGGCGGCCGAGGAACTCGCATCGAAGCGCGCGGAGTTCGAGGCCAAGCTCGCCGACGCCGAACGCCGAATCGAGGAAGAACGCCAACGGGCAGCCGATGCCCTGGACCAGGAACGCCACCGCGCCGAGCAGGAGCTCACCGAGCTGCGCGAACAGGCGAAAGCCGAGGCCGACCGGCTCCGCCACCGCCTGGCCGAGGAGTCCGCGGCCAAGGACGACGCCGTCCGCCGAGCCGAACACGCCGAAGCCGATGCCGAGCGCGCCCACTCTCGCGCCTCCGAGCTGGCCACCGAACGCGACCGCCTGGCCGCCGAACTCGACCGCACCCGCCAGGCCCACGACACCGACCGCGCCCGTCTTGCCAGCGAACTCGACGAACAACGAACCTCAGCGGCCCGTGCCCTCGCCGAGTTGAAGGAGACCACGGCCGAACGCCTCACCGCCATCGAAGAAAGCCGCAGCCAAGCCCTTCACCGCGCCGAACGCGCCGAGGCCCACCTCGACGACACCCTGGCCGAGCTCAAACGCGTGCGCGCCGCCGCCCCAACCGCGCCCGAAAGCACCCATACGGACCGCTGA